A genomic region of Pyramidobacter porci contains the following coding sequences:
- a CDS encoding M55 family metallopeptidase, translating into MRIFISADMEGATGVTSIAQCDSRRPEYAFGCKMQQRDVLAAVRGALDGGADEVIVNDAHSHMTNLDIGEWPKGARLTSGSPKTLGMMEGFDECDGIFFLCYHAMAGTQCAVLDHTIDPNVVYSVKLNGLEVGEIGINAAAAAGKKIPVALVTGDDAACREARALWGDTVVTAAVKKARGRLAATCLGPEETYKVIYDAAIKAAQLVRGKKASVMDFAPSWTAEIAFLKTAQCDVAATLPFVERLDGRRVRFGGSDPVGMRCCVSAVLDLAGTAPF; encoded by the coding sequence ATGAGAATTTTTATCAGCGCCGACATGGAAGGCGCTACGGGCGTCACGTCCATCGCGCAGTGCGACAGCCGCCGCCCGGAATACGCCTTCGGCTGCAAGATGCAGCAGCGCGACGTGCTCGCGGCGGTGCGCGGCGCCCTGGACGGCGGCGCCGACGAGGTGATCGTCAACGACGCTCACAGTCACATGACCAATCTGGACATCGGCGAGTGGCCGAAGGGGGCGCGGCTGACCAGCGGTTCGCCCAAAACGCTGGGGATGATGGAAGGCTTCGACGAGTGCGACGGCATCTTCTTCCTCTGTTACCACGCCATGGCCGGCACGCAGTGCGCGGTGCTGGATCACACCATCGATCCGAACGTGGTTTACAGCGTGAAACTGAACGGCCTTGAAGTGGGCGAGATCGGCATCAACGCCGCGGCCGCTGCCGGCAAAAAAATCCCCGTGGCGTTGGTGACCGGCGACGACGCCGCCTGCCGCGAAGCCCGCGCCCTGTGGGGCGACACAGTCGTCACCGCCGCGGTGAAAAAGGCTCGCGGGCGCTTGGCCGCGACCTGCCTGGGGCCGGAAGAGACCTACAAGGTCATTTACGACGCGGCCATCAAGGCGGCGCAGCTGGTGCGCGGCAAAAAAGCGTCTGTGATGGATTTCGCTCCGTCCTGGACCGCCGAGATCGCTTTTCTCAAGACCGCTCAATGCGATGTCGCCGCAACGCTGCCGTTCGTCGAACGCCTCGACGGCCGCCGAGTCCGCTTCGGCGGCTCCGACCCCGTGGGAATGCGCTGTTGCGTCAGCGCCGTGCTCGATCTGGCGGGGACCGCGCCGTTCTAA
- a CDS encoding NAD(P)/FAD-dependent oxidoreductase: MKTDYDVVVVGGGVVGCAVARGLAQYRIDACLVERELDVSLGTSCRNSGVLHSGINYKPGTLRAELAVRGNAMMDDLCRDLKVKIRRIGKLTVALDRDDLPGIERLHAQGQANGVPGLEIIGPARMRQIQPDVRGIAALWSPTSAIISPYGLTIALAESAKANGVDIRLDWPVANVNVLPQGRGFEVRNDRGDMLTCRVLVNAAGLFAAKICEMAGVGDYRIYPCRGEYYVLDKRLDGSLRTLIYPTPNPKDPGLGIHLTPTVDGNILIGPSADYQDSPRGTGNRAPVMASLRDEGLKLLPDIRVSDYIRTFAGLRAKRTPPEVGGNADFVIEDRPDVKGFINVLGIESPGLTSSPAIAEMVLGFVGNHLELRRNPDFNGVRPGSALSFSERSPEERADMIAADPDYGEMICRCEAVSKREVLDALDNPLGARAFVSLKYRSRVSMGRCQGGFCLPRIVRLLREEFDWEWADFVDHSVASNMFAGCAVDGGEGR, translated from the coding sequence TTGAAGACGGACTATGACGTAGTCGTCGTCGGAGGCGGCGTGGTGGGGTGCGCCGTGGCGCGGGGACTGGCGCAGTATCGCATCGACGCCTGTCTCGTCGAACGCGAGCTTGACGTATCGCTCGGCACGAGCTGCCGCAACAGCGGCGTGCTCCACTCGGGCATCAACTACAAGCCGGGCACGCTCCGCGCCGAACTGGCCGTGCGCGGCAACGCCATGATGGATGATTTGTGCCGCGACTTGAAGGTGAAGATCCGGCGCATTGGCAAGCTGACAGTCGCCCTTGACAGAGACGATTTGCCCGGCATCGAACGCCTTCACGCTCAGGGGCAGGCCAACGGCGTGCCAGGGCTGGAAATTATCGGTCCGGCGCGCATGCGTCAGATCCAGCCCGACGTGCGGGGGATCGCGGCGCTGTGGTCGCCGACCAGCGCGATCATCTCGCCTTACGGACTGACGATCGCCCTCGCCGAAAGCGCCAAGGCCAATGGCGTCGACATCCGACTCGATTGGCCGGTGGCGAACGTGAACGTGCTGCCGCAGGGGCGCGGCTTTGAAGTGAGAAACGATCGTGGCGACATGCTCACCTGCCGAGTGCTGGTGAACGCGGCGGGACTTTTCGCGGCGAAAATCTGCGAGATGGCGGGCGTCGGAGATTATCGCATTTATCCCTGCCGCGGCGAGTACTATGTGCTCGACAAGCGCCTCGACGGTTCGCTGCGCACGCTGATCTATCCCACGCCGAACCCGAAGGACCCCGGCCTGGGCATTCACCTGACGCCGACGGTGGACGGCAATATCCTTATCGGGCCGAGCGCCGACTATCAGGATTCGCCCCGCGGGACCGGCAACAGAGCGCCGGTCATGGCGTCGCTGCGCGACGAAGGGCTCAAACTGCTGCCTGACATCCGCGTGTCCGACTACATTCGCACGTTCGCCGGCCTGCGCGCCAAACGGACGCCGCCGGAAGTCGGCGGCAACGCCGATTTCGTGATCGAGGACCGCCCTGACGTGAAAGGCTTCATCAACGTGCTCGGCATCGAGAGCCCGGGGCTGACCAGTTCTCCAGCGATCGCGGAGATGGTACTCGGTTTTGTGGGAAATCATCTGGAACTGCGGCGTAACCCGGATTTCAACGGCGTACGTCCTGGCAGCGCTCTGTCGTTCAGCGAGCGCAGTCCCGAGGAACGCGCCGACATGATCGCTGCGGATCCGGACTACGGCGAAATGATCTGCCGCTGCGAGGCCGTCAGCAAACGCGAAGTGCTGGACGCGCTCGACAATCCGCTGGGCGCGCGGGCCTTCGTCAGCCTCAAGTACCGTTCCCGCGTCTCCATGGGGCGATGCCAGGGCGGGTTCTGTCTTCCCCGCATCGTTCGCCTGCTGCGCGAGGAATTCGATTGGGAGTGGGCGGACTTTGTTGATCACAGCGTCGCGTCCAACATGTTTGCAGGCTGTGCGGTCGACGGGGGTGAAGGCCGATGA
- a CDS encoding NAD(P)/FAD-dependent oxidoreductase, whose translation MIGERRCGVAVIGGGPAGLAAAISACEAGCRNVVLVERDRLLGGILNQCIHDGFGLHRFGEAMTGPEYAQRDIDRFGELGLEAMTGSMVLELSKERELLVSRRGEMVRLRADAVVLAMGCRERPRGALSIPGTRPSGIYTAGAAQNLVNLENMMPGKKICILGSGDIGLIMARRMTLEGAGVEAVFELLPYSSGLPRNIQQCLNDYGIPLYLSTTVTDIVGDDRLEAVQVSRVDERRRPIPGTERIFECDTLLLSVGLIPENELTRMAGIEMNPATGGAAVDDNFMTSVPGIFSCGNVLHVHDLVDWVSLEAAEAGARAAAYALGQVPRRESIVVRPGAGVRYTTPSRLSGEKNVSIAFRLVSPGRDRCLVVSADGREILREKRVRLHPAVMEHLRVKAADLKGCCSLEVSVQ comes from the coding sequence ATGATCGGGGAAAGACGCTGCGGCGTCGCCGTGATCGGCGGCGGTCCCGCCGGTCTGGCGGCGGCCATCTCGGCCTGCGAGGCCGGCTGCCGGAACGTGGTGCTGGTCGAGCGCGATCGACTTTTGGGCGGCATTCTCAACCAGTGTATCCATGACGGTTTCGGCCTGCATCGTTTCGGCGAGGCCATGACCGGTCCCGAGTACGCCCAGCGCGACATCGACCGCTTCGGCGAGTTGGGGCTCGAGGCCATGACCGGGTCGATGGTATTGGAACTTTCGAAGGAGCGCGAGCTGCTCGTCAGCCGTCGCGGCGAGATGGTCCGTCTCAGAGCGGACGCCGTCGTGCTGGCCATGGGGTGCCGCGAGCGCCCGCGCGGCGCTCTGTCGATCCCCGGCACGCGTCCGTCGGGCATTTACACGGCCGGGGCCGCGCAGAATCTTGTCAATCTCGAAAACATGATGCCCGGCAAAAAGATCTGCATCCTCGGCTCCGGCGACATCGGCCTGATCATGGCACGCCGCATGACCTTGGAGGGCGCCGGCGTCGAGGCGGTTTTCGAGCTGCTGCCCTACTCAAGCGGCCTGCCGCGCAACATTCAGCAATGTCTGAACGATTACGGCATTCCCCTTTATCTGAGCACCACCGTGACCGATATCGTCGGCGACGACCGCCTCGAAGCCGTGCAGGTGTCGCGGGTGGACGAAAGACGCCGCCCCATCCCCGGCACGGAGAGGATTTTCGAGTGCGATACGCTATTGCTGTCCGTCGGGTTGATCCCCGAAAACGAACTGACGCGCATGGCCGGTATCGAAATGAATCCTGCGACCGGCGGCGCGGCGGTGGATGACAACTTCATGACCAGCGTCCCCGGCATTTTCTCGTGCGGTAACGTGCTACACGTGCACGATCTGGTGGATTGGGTCTCTCTGGAGGCGGCCGAAGCGGGCGCCCGCGCGGCGGCTTATGCTCTCGGACAAGTCCCTCGCAGAGAGAGCATCGTCGTTCGTCCCGGCGCCGGCGTGCGTTACACTACGCCTTCGCGGCTCAGCGGCGAAAAAAACGTGTCCATTGCGTTCCGTCTCGTCTCTCCCGGTCGTGACCGCTGTCTCGTCGTGAGCGCCGATGGCCGTGAGATCCTGCGCGAAAAACGGGTGCGCCTTCATCCGGCCGTGATGGAACATCTCAGAGTCAAGGCCGCTGATCTGAAGGGCTGCTGCAGTTTGGAGGTGTCGGTGCAGTGA
- a CDS encoding DUF1667 domain-containing protein, which yields MSERREYTCIVCPNGCPLQAETSGGEKVKLVSVTGNLCPRGARWAKQEVEDPRRTIATNVLVEGGALPVASVRTLDAVPLKDLVAVRESLKGIVLHAPVRAGDIVADHPAGVPCRVAVTRHVPRKG from the coding sequence GTGAGCGAACGCCGCGAATATACTTGTATCGTCTGTCCCAATGGCTGTCCGTTGCAAGCGGAGACGAGCGGCGGCGAAAAAGTGAAGCTTGTTTCGGTGACGGGCAATCTGTGTCCGCGCGGTGCCAGATGGGCGAAGCAGGAAGTGGAGGACCCGCGCCGTACCATTGCCACGAACGTGCTGGTCGAGGGCGGCGCGCTGCCCGTGGCGAGCGTGCGCACGCTTGATGCCGTCCCGTTGAAGGACCTCGTGGCCGTGCGCGAAAGCCTGAAAGGAATCGTACTCCATGCGCCGGTCCGGGCGGGCGACATCGTGGCCGATCATCCGGCCGGCGTCCCCTGCCGCGTCGCCGTTACGCGCCATGTGCCTCGCAAGGGCTGA
- a CDS encoding FeoA family protein: MFPLSSAPLNVDLKIVNPGGGARMSKRLESLGLSEGSILTLLQERDGDVIVRPAGGASCLALDQNVAARLMVTVNDS, translated from the coding sequence ATGTTCCCTCTCTCCTCGGCGCCGCTGAACGTCGACCTGAAAATCGTAAATCCCGGCGGCGGCGCAAGAATGTCCAAACGCCTCGAAAGCCTGGGATTGAGCGAAGGCAGCATCCTCACCCTCTTGCAGGAACGGGACGGCGACGTCATCGTCCGGCCGGCGGGAGGCGCGAGCTGCCTGGCGCTGGACCAAAACGTCGCCGCGCGCCTGATGGTGACCGTGAACGATTCGTAA
- a CDS encoding FeoA family protein: MNETTLADLAPGESGQIVEIEGRGILAQRLVDMGLYPGVAAKVVRRAPLGDPIEVDAEGTFVNLRHEEARFVKVKKL; encoded by the coding sequence ATGAACGAAACGACGTTGGCAGACCTGGCTCCGGGAGAATCGGGGCAAATCGTGGAAATCGAGGGGAGAGGGATCCTCGCCCAGAGGCTGGTCGACATGGGCCTGTATCCCGGCGTCGCGGCCAAGGTCGTCCGCCGCGCGCCGCTCGGCGACCCGATCGAGGTGGACGCGGAAGGAACGTTCGTCAATCTGCGCCATGAAGAAGCGCGTTTCGTGAAAGTGAAAAAACTCTGA
- the feoB gene encoding ferrous iron transport protein B, with product MSKKTIALAGQPNCGKSTVFNSLTGAKQFVANYPGVTVDKMMGWYKRNGEDVEVIDLPGTYSLTSYSPEERVTRDVLLCEPLSAVVNVIDAANLKRSLYLTLQLLEMEIPLILDLNMMDVAEKLGVSIDVPGLSRELGAPVVTTAITQGRGREDLLQAIADMSQSGVRASLAVCELYPDLKDALDELEVLLNREENLKGAFPISWLAVKLMEGDPAVAALLRGKGKESASVLARAEEWRARFEREKGVGADIYVSGQRSRRAAAIAKRFAVKKESAKAPLSERIDRAVCNKFFGPVFLLFVIYGFYYLSFIQGYNLTHYTWPILAGIRSFAERILPQPGLIDMPIVREFVLWIVDNLNALFNYIPIFFILFALIAVLEDSGYMPRIAFVLDRILSRFGLHGQSTLPMILGGVVLGGCAVPAVMATKGIPDEKSKLATILTLPMLNCQAKLPLYFLLIGIYFNETVRLPLLGNVNQQSIVIVFIQTISLLFVLPIAKILSMTVLKHKETAPFIMEMPPYHIPTLRGVLGRAAERIWLYIRKITTVVAAVAVILFVLLRFPGLSPEREAHYEAEKDRAVQSFLDKAKGKKLGTGLKSEKDVLDLILYQQGYRELLKSGASAEKKKAYGLENPDFFEIIQNRKDPEAKALEKELKKLIVFRTNALTAIRKERIDNSLLGKTGRALEPLSRYAGFNWRVNVAVLSTLAAKENSVSTLGALYIRETGDGESKNADTLEQRMKRQEEDLTPLHAMALMLFMVLCPPCLPTIMAIRVQTGSTKWMLFAFFVPLVLGLLAAVLVFSGGSALGLTGFEAMWIFYLIPLALTILLGLIKTKKTY from the coding sequence ATGTCAAAGAAGACCATAGCCCTCGCGGGACAGCCCAATTGCGGAAAGTCCACCGTCTTCAACAGCCTGACGGGAGCGAAACAGTTCGTGGCCAACTATCCCGGCGTCACCGTCGACAAAATGATGGGCTGGTATAAACGGAACGGCGAAGACGTGGAAGTCATCGACCTTCCCGGCACGTACAGCCTGACATCCTACTCTCCCGAAGAGCGCGTCACGCGCGACGTGCTCCTCTGCGAGCCGCTTTCCGCGGTCGTGAACGTCATAGACGCCGCCAACCTGAAGCGCAGCCTGTACCTGACGCTCCAGCTTCTGGAGATGGAGATCCCCCTCATTCTTGACCTGAACATGATGGACGTGGCCGAAAAACTGGGCGTATCCATCGACGTTCCGGGACTTTCCAGGGAACTCGGCGCGCCGGTCGTGACGACGGCCATCACCCAGGGACGCGGCCGCGAAGATCTGCTGCAGGCCATCGCCGACATGTCGCAGTCCGGCGTTCGCGCCAGCCTCGCCGTTTGCGAGCTCTATCCCGACCTGAAAGACGCCCTGGACGAGCTGGAAGTCCTGCTGAACCGCGAAGAGAACCTGAAAGGCGCCTTCCCCATTTCGTGGCTCGCCGTCAAACTGATGGAAGGTGATCCCGCCGTCGCCGCGCTGCTGCGCGGCAAAGGGAAAGAGAGCGCGTCCGTCCTTGCGCGGGCGGAAGAATGGCGCGCGCGATTCGAGCGGGAGAAGGGCGTTGGCGCGGACATCTACGTTTCGGGCCAGCGCAGCCGCCGTGCGGCGGCCATCGCCAAACGTTTCGCGGTCAAAAAGGAGTCCGCGAAAGCGCCGCTTTCCGAGCGCATCGACCGGGCCGTCTGCAACAAATTTTTCGGCCCCGTCTTCCTGCTTTTCGTCATTTACGGATTCTATTACCTTTCCTTTATCCAGGGCTACAATCTCACCCACTACACATGGCCCATCCTCGCCGGCATCCGCAGCTTTGCGGAGCGTATCCTTCCCCAGCCCGGGCTCATAGATATGCCCATCGTGCGGGAATTCGTACTCTGGATTGTGGACAATCTGAACGCGCTCTTCAACTACATCCCGATCTTCTTCATTCTCTTTGCGCTCATCGCCGTGCTGGAGGACAGCGGCTACATGCCGCGCATCGCCTTCGTGCTTGACCGCATCCTCAGCCGCTTCGGGCTGCACGGCCAGTCCACGCTGCCGATGATCCTCGGCGGCGTGGTCCTGGGAGGATGCGCCGTTCCGGCGGTCATGGCCACCAAGGGAATTCCCGACGAGAAGTCGAAACTGGCGACGATCCTGACGCTTCCCATGCTCAACTGTCAGGCGAAACTGCCGTTGTACTTCCTGCTCATCGGCATCTACTTCAACGAAACGGTGCGCCTGCCCTTGCTGGGGAACGTCAACCAGCAGAGCATCGTCATCGTCTTCATCCAGACGATCAGCCTGCTCTTCGTGCTGCCCATCGCCAAGATCCTTTCCATGACAGTGCTGAAGCACAAGGAAACGGCGCCTTTCATCATGGAGATGCCGCCCTACCACATCCCGACGCTCCGCGGCGTTCTGGGGCGCGCGGCCGAGCGGATCTGGCTGTACATCCGCAAAATCACCACCGTCGTCGCCGCGGTCGCCGTCATCCTCTTCGTCCTGCTGCGCTTCCCCGGCCTGTCTCCGGAACGCGAAGCCCATTACGAGGCGGAAAAAGACCGCGCCGTCCAGAGCTTCCTCGACAAAGCGAAGGGCAAGAAGCTGGGAACGGGGCTCAAGAGCGAGAAAGACGTCCTCGATCTGATCCTCTACCAGCAGGGCTACCGGGAATTACTCAAGTCCGGGGCTTCCGCCGAGAAGAAAAAAGCCTACGGTCTCGAAAATCCCGACTTTTTCGAGATCATCCAGAACAGGAAGGATCCCGAAGCGAAGGCGCTCGAAAAGGAGCTCAAAAAGCTGATCGTTTTCCGAACAAACGCGCTGACGGCCATCCGCAAAGAGCGCATCGACAACAGCCTGCTCGGCAAAACCGGCCGCGCTCTGGAACCCCTCTCGCGGTACGCCGGTTTCAACTGGCGCGTCAACGTCGCCGTGCTCAGCACTTTGGCCGCCAAGGAGAACAGCGTCTCCACCCTCGGGGCCCTTTACATCAGGGAAACGGGCGACGGCGAATCGAAGAACGCCGACACGCTGGAACAGCGCATGAAACGACAGGAGGAAGACCTCACGCCTTTGCACGCGATGGCGCTGATGCTCTTCATGGTGCTCTGTCCGCCCTGTCTGCCCACAATCATGGCGATCCGCGTGCAGACCGGCTCCACCAAATGGATGCTCTTCGCCTTTTTCGTGCCGCTCGTCCTCGGGCTGCTGGCCGCCGTGCTGGTTTTTTCCGGCGGTTCCGCTCTCGGCCTGACCGGATTTGAGGCGATGTGGATTTTCTACCTGATCCCGCTGGCTTTAACGATCCTGCTGGGGCTGATCAAAACCAAGAAAACTTATTGA
- a CDS encoding DUF4198 domain-containing protein: MKKAVLLSICALFAAALPAAAHFQMLYTPEMILDKGGEISLKLVFTHPFEAGHTMDMETPQEFFVVNKQKKTDLLKTLKPITWTSLENKGRAFETSFRLKGMGDYVFCLVPAPYFEKSEDIYIQQITKTIVNNGSLPTEWDADMGLKAEIVPLDKPYALWAGGVFRGVVKSAGKPVPFAEIEVEYMNHRPDLKKNAFERKGAISAPHDAFVTLTIKADANGTFVFAMPREGWWGFAALGVGPDTEFKGKELSQDAVIWVQAAKM, from the coding sequence GTGAAAAAAGCGGTCCTGTTGTCGATATGCGCGCTGTTTGCCGCGGCTCTTCCCGCAGCGGCGCACTTTCAGATGCTCTATACCCCCGAGATGATTCTGGACAAAGGCGGCGAGATCTCTCTGAAGTTGGTCTTCACCCACCCCTTTGAGGCGGGGCATACGATGGACATGGAGACCCCGCAGGAGTTCTTCGTCGTGAACAAGCAAAAGAAGACCGATCTGCTCAAGACGCTGAAGCCCATCACGTGGACGAGCCTGGAGAACAAGGGCAGGGCCTTCGAGACTTCTTTCAGGCTGAAGGGGATGGGCGATTACGTCTTCTGCCTGGTTCCAGCTCCTTATTTCGAGAAGAGCGAGGATATCTATATCCAACAAATCACCAAAACGATCGTGAACAACGGCAGTCTTCCCACGGAATGGGATGCCGACATGGGCCTCAAGGCGGAGATCGTACCCTTGGACAAACCTTATGCGCTCTGGGCCGGAGGGGTGTTCCGCGGCGTCGTGAAGAGCGCAGGAAAGCCGGTTCCCTTCGCCGAGATCGAGGTGGAGTACATGAACCATCGCCCCGACCTGAAGAAAAACGCCTTCGAAAGGAAGGGCGCGATCTCCGCTCCGCACGATGCCTTCGTGACTCTGACGATCAAGGCCGACGCCAACGGCACGTTCGTTTTCGCCATGCCCAGGGAGGGCTGGTGGGGATTTGCCGCTCTGGGCGTCGGCCCCGATACGGAATTCAAGGGCAAGGAGCTCTCGCAGGATGCGGTAATCTGGGTTCAGGCTGCCAAGATGTAG
- a CDS encoding FeoB-associated Cys-rich membrane protein: protein MGAQELIVVLIALAAGGYLLRGWIVSARQGRCGGCGCGCGGRKCPPDEE from the coding sequence ATGGGCGCACAGGAACTGATCGTTGTCCTGATCGCGCTTGCCGCCGGAGGATACCTGCTTCGCGGATGGATCGTTTCCGCACGACAGGGACGCTGCGGCGGGTGCGGATGTGGGTGTGGGGGCAGAAAATGCCCTCCGGACGAGGAATAA
- a CDS encoding DUF4198 domain-containing protein, which translates to MRKIFSVLLAGAFFAASFGVSAEAHEFWVNAEYKDGLLKADLGYGHEYPDPEPIAADRTHLFEPLKLITAEGATEMAQTGADNFHYEAAADLKKGDYLVIGNYKPTFWAKGAEGWKQADKAKYKELTKADATYAEEAAMYAKLVLNLDGAEGMDVIAKPVGQRLEMVPQVNPATVKPGQFFPVQVLVDGKPAKTAEVKAVYAGFAGDAKDGDPANEYKAFYGRTDLKGIINIIPSKAGYWNASVEVKVPYADKAVADESVLVSRLTFMIAE; encoded by the coding sequence ATGCGCAAAATTTTTTCCGTTCTGCTCGCAGGGGCGTTTTTTGCGGCTTCTTTCGGCGTTTCCGCCGAGGCTCACGAGTTCTGGGTGAACGCCGAGTATAAGGACGGCCTTCTCAAAGCCGATTTGGGCTACGGACACGAGTATCCCGACCCCGAACCCATTGCCGCGGACCGTACGCATCTCTTCGAGCCCCTGAAGCTCATTACCGCCGAAGGCGCGACGGAGATGGCCCAGACCGGTGCCGACAACTTCCACTACGAGGCGGCGGCCGACCTGAAGAAAGGCGACTACCTGGTGATCGGCAACTACAAGCCCACCTTCTGGGCCAAGGGAGCGGAAGGATGGAAACAGGCGGACAAGGCCAAGTACAAGGAACTGACGAAGGCCGACGCGACTTATGCCGAGGAAGCGGCGATGTACGCCAAGCTCGTCCTGAATCTTGACGGCGCCGAGGGGATGGACGTCATCGCCAAGCCGGTGGGGCAGCGCCTGGAGATGGTGCCGCAGGTGAATCCGGCGACGGTGAAGCCGGGACAGTTCTTCCCCGTTCAGGTCCTCGTCGACGGCAAACCGGCCAAGACGGCGGAAGTGAAAGCCGTTTACGCAGGTTTTGCCGGCGACGCGAAGGACGGCGATCCCGCCAACGAGTACAAGGCGTTCTATGGGCGTACCGACCTGAAAGGCATTATCAACATCATTCCCTCGAAAGCCGGCTATTGGAACGCCTCCGTGGAAGTGAAAGTGCCTTATGCCGACAAGGCCGTCGCCGACGAGTCCGTCCTGGTATCCCGTCTGACGTTCATGATCGCGGAGTGA